A genomic window from Terrisporobacter glycolicus ATCC 14880 = DSM 1288 includes:
- the coaBC gene encoding bifunctional phosphopantothenoylcysteine decarboxylase/phosphopantothenate--cysteine ligase CoaBC — MLKNKTVVIGVSGGIAAYKACDIVSRLKKLNANVHVIMTKGATEFVTPLTFQSLSQNYVVSDMFEEPKTWDVEHISLAKKADVFLIAPATANVIGKVVNGICDDMLTTTVMATTGKVLIAPAMNTNMYKNPILQKNINTLKELGYNFVNPESGRLACGDEGEGKLASPEVIVNEVIELLNDEDKDLQGKKILITAGPTVESIDPVRYITNRSTGKMGYAIAKIAANRGADVTLVSGPTNIEVPSNIKKLIRIQSAQDMYNAIIDNFDESEVIIKSAAVADYKPKTYSDKKIKKSNDDLVIELDRNKDIAYELGRIKKDKILVGFAAETNDLIENAKGKVNKKNLDFIVANDLTEEGAGFGSDTNIVKIIDREGNINKYPQMKKDEVANVILDKVKSLLEK; from the coding sequence ATGTTAAAGAATAAAACTGTAGTAATTGGTGTTAGTGGTGGAATAGCAGCATATAAAGCATGTGATATTGTAAGTAGACTAAAAAAACTAAATGCAAACGTTCATGTAATTATGACCAAGGGTGCAACTGAATTTGTTACACCTCTAACCTTTCAATCATTAAGTCAAAATTATGTAGTAAGTGATATGTTTGAAGAACCAAAAACTTGGGATGTTGAACATATATCTTTAGCAAAAAAAGCAGATGTATTTTTAATTGCACCAGCTACAGCTAATGTAATTGGAAAAGTAGTAAATGGTATATGTGATGATATGTTAACAACTACAGTGATGGCAACTACAGGAAAAGTACTCATAGCACCTGCTATGAATACTAATATGTATAAAAATCCGATTCTTCAAAAAAATATTAATACATTAAAAGAATTAGGTTATAATTTTGTTAACCCAGAAAGCGGTAGACTTGCTTGTGGTGATGAAGGAGAAGGAAAACTTGCTTCTCCAGAAGTTATTGTTAATGAAGTAATAGAACTACTTAACGATGAAGATAAAGATCTACAAGGCAAAAAAATATTAATAACTGCTGGACCTACAGTAGAAAGTATTGACCCAGTAAGATATATAACTAATAGATCTACAGGAAAAATGGGATATGCTATTGCAAAGATAGCTGCTAATAGAGGCGCAGATGTAACTTTAGTTAGTGGACCAACAAATATAGAGGTACCATCTAACATAAAAAAACTAATAAGAATTCAATCTGCACAGGATATGTATAATGCAATCATAGATAATTTCGATGAAAGTGAAGTTATAATAAAAAGTGCAGCTGTTGCAGACTATAAACCTAAGACTTATAGTGATAAAAAAATAAAAAAAAGCAATGATGATTTAGTTATAGAATTAGATAGAAATAAGGATATTGCTTATGAGTTAGGAAGAATTAAAAAAGATAAAATTTTAGTTGGATTTGCTGCTGAAACTAATGACCTTATTGAAAATGCCAAAGGTAAAGTTAACAAGAAAAACTTAGACTTTATTGTTGCCAATGACTTAACAGAAGAAGGTGCAGGCTTTGGTAGTGATACAAATATAGTAAAGATAATTGACAGAGAAGGCAACATAAATAAGTATCCTCAAATGAAAAAGGATGAAGTTGCAAATGTTATATTAGATAAAGTAAAATCATTATTAGAAAAGTAA
- the rpoZ gene encoding DNA-directed RNA polymerase subunit omega: protein MKPSINEVLSKIDNRYYLVGTVAKRAREIVDGNEPYIDSKINKGKPVMLATEEISEGKITYRLLTEEEIEIQEALHAEEQSKLIEE, encoded by the coding sequence ATGAAACCATCTATAAATGAAGTATTATCAAAGATAGACAACAGATATTATTTAGTAGGAACAGTAGCAAAAAGGGCAAGAGAAATAGTTGATGGGAATGAGCCATACATTGATAGTAAAATAAACAAAGGGAAACCAGTAATGCTTGCTACTGAAGAAATATCAGAAGGAAAAATAACTTATAGATTATTAACTGAGGAAGAAATAGAAATACAAGAAGCATTACATGCAGAAGAACAAAGTAAATTAATCGAGGAGTAA
- the gmk gene encoding guanylate kinase → MVINKKGLLLVVSGPSGAGKGTICKVLMNKNKDLKLSVSATTRQARTGEVEGVNYFFLTHEKFNDMISKNEFLEYANTYSNFYGTPKGPVMECLEKGQDVVLEIEMQGARQVKQIYPEAILIFVLPPTLSELQSRLSSRGTETEEQMQERLSCAFEEIKQIKDYNYFIFNETNREVEAAIEIENIISAEKNKATRYEDEIIRKFKEEL, encoded by the coding sequence ATGGTTATAAACAAGAAAGGTCTTTTATTAGTTGTATCGGGGCCATCTGGTGCAGGCAAAGGCACAATTTGTAAAGTATTAATGAATAAAAATAAAGATTTAAAACTTTCTGTATCAGCAACAACTAGACAGGCAAGAACTGGTGAAGTTGAAGGTGTAAACTACTTCTTCTTAACACATGAAAAGTTCAATGATATGATAAGTAAAAATGAGTTTTTAGAATATGCAAATACTTATAGTAACTTCTATGGAACACCAAAAGGACCAGTTATGGAGTGCTTAGAAAAAGGACAAGATGTTGTCCTTGAAATAGAAATGCAAGGAGCAAGACAAGTAAAGCAAATTTATCCAGAGGCAATTTTAATATTTGTTTTACCGCCAACTCTTAGCGAACTACAAAGTAGATTATCTTCTAGAGGAACAGAAACTGAGGAGCAAATGCAAGAAAGATTAAGCTGTGCTTTTGAGGAAATCAAACAAATTAAAGATTATAACTATTTTATTTTCAACGAAACTAATAGAGAAGTTGAAGCTGCAATAGAAATTGAAAACATTATAAGCGCTGAAAAAAATAAAGCTACAAGATATGAAGATGAAATAATAAGAAAATTTAAGGAGGAATTATAA
- a CDS encoding YicC/YloC family endoribonuclease, translating into MAISMTGFGRGEFKNDNYHFLVECKTINHKYCDINVRLPRKISFLEDKIRNYVKNFVKRGRVDLYIKLDLIGSEDVNLKFDNKLATQYVNILKEIKEKFDLQDDISVMSVAKFPDIIKCEEKEEDEDLYWSMLKEALDITLEKLGQMRQEEGKKLAEDTLKRCDALSDLVDQIEKYSDTIVDEYKEKLNARIGEILENPSIIDENRLAQEVAIFADKSSITEEIVRFRSHIEQLKNTVVKNDSIGRKIDFLIQEMNREVNTTGSKSSNINITNLVVEVKSELEKIREQIQNIE; encoded by the coding sequence ATGGCTATAAGTATGACAGGTTTTGGTAGGGGAGAATTTAAAAATGATAATTATCATTTTTTGGTAGAGTGTAAAACTATAAATCACAAATATTGTGATATAAATGTCCGCCTACCTAGAAAAATATCTTTTTTAGAAGATAAAATAAGAAACTACGTAAAAAATTTTGTTAAAAGAGGAAGAGTAGATTTATATATAAAGCTTGACTTAATCGGTTCTGAGGATGTAAACTTAAAGTTCGATAATAAATTGGCTACTCAATACGTAAATATTTTAAAAGAAATAAAAGAAAAATTTGATTTACAAGATGATATAAGTGTTATGAGCGTGGCAAAGTTTCCTGATATTATAAAATGTGAGGAAAAAGAAGAAGATGAAGATTTATATTGGAGCATGTTAAAAGAAGCACTTGATATTACCTTAGAAAAACTTGGACAAATGAGACAAGAAGAAGGTAAAAAACTTGCAGAAGATACGTTAAAAAGATGTGATGCATTAAGTGATTTAGTAGATCAAATAGAGAAATATTCAGATACTATTGTAGATGAATATAAAGAAAAGTTAAATGCCAGAATTGGTGAAATATTAGAAAATCCAAGTATAATAGATGAAAATAGATTGGCTCAAGAAGTTGCAATATTCGCAGATAAAAGCTCTATAACAGAAGAAATTGTTAGATTTAGAAGTCATATTGAACAACTTAAAAATACTGTAGTTAAAAATGATTCTATAGGTAGAAAAATTGACTTTTTAATTCAAGAAATGAATAGAGAAGTTAATACAACAGGATCAAAATCATCTAATATAAATATAACTAATTTAGTAGTAGAAGTTAAAAGTGAATTGGAAAAAATTAGAGAACAGATACAAAACATTGAGTAG
- the dapF gene encoding diaminopimelate epimerase: protein MKFWKLQGIGNDFIAIDGRNDSIESGNYGKLAKKICHRKFSVGADGLLVVKNSNVADIEMVYYNSDGSRASMCGNGLRCFVKFVYDNNIIKKEEFNVYTLDGIKKIKINIKDNKIDTITVNMGIGSFKPDDIPVDTQKEVFINENIQILDKKFTISSMLMGVPHTIVFVDDINMGDIHKYGPLIEKHEIFLEKTNVNFVKVINESNILVRTWERGCGYTLGCGTGMTASVIISNYLNKVCKNVNVISEGGSIKIDLVDEKAYMSGRAEKICEGILEV, encoded by the coding sequence ATGAAGTTTTGGAAATTACAAGGTATAGGTAATGACTTCATAGCAATTGATGGCAGAAATGACAGTATAGAAAGTGGTAACTACGGTAAATTAGCAAAGAAAATTTGCCATAGAAAATTTTCAGTTGGAGCTGATGGTTTACTAGTTGTAAAAAATAGTAATGTGGCAGATATAGAAATGGTATACTATAATTCTGATGGAAGTCGTGCATCTATGTGTGGAAATGGGCTTAGATGTTTTGTTAAATTTGTTTATGACAATAATATAATTAAAAAAGAAGAATTTAATGTTTATACATTAGATGGAATAAAGAAGATAAAGATTAACATTAAAGACAATAAGATAGATACAATTACAGTTAATATGGGTATCGGAAGCTTTAAACCTGATGATATACCTGTTGATACTCAAAAAGAAGTTTTTATAAATGAAAATATTCAAATATTAGATAAAAAATTTACTATTAGTTCTATGTTGATGGGAGTTCCTCATACTATTGTTTTTGTAGACGATATAAATATGGGAGATATACATAAATATGGGCCATTAATAGAAAAACATGAAATTTTTCTGGAAAAGACTAATGTGAATTTTGTGAAAGTTATAAATGAATCAAACATATTAGTTAGAACATGGGAAAGAGGTTGCGGATATACATTAGGTTGCGGTACGGGAATGACAGCGTCAGTTATTATAAGTAATTATTTAAATAAAGTATGTAAAAACGTAAATGTTATTTCTGAAGGTGGTAGTATAAAAATAGATCTAGTTGATGAAAAAGCTTATATGAGTGGAAGAGCAGAAAAAATATGCGAAGGAATTTTGGAGGTATAA
- a CDS encoding TfoX/Sxy family protein yields MGELSKLLNIGKVLEKQLNEVGINSIENLREIGSKKAWIKIKSIDESTCLNRLCALDGAIRNIRWHDLDESIKNDLKEFKKNYDKNNL; encoded by the coding sequence ATGGGAGAGTTAAGTAAACTACTTAATATAGGAAAAGTATTAGAAAAGCAGTTAAATGAAGTTGGAATAAATAGCATTGAAAATCTAAGGGAAATAGGAAGTAAAAAAGCTTGGATAAAAATTAAAAGTATAGACGAAAGCACTTGTTTAAATCGACTATGCGCCTTGGACGGTGCTATAAGAAATATTAGATGGCATGACTTAGATGAAAGTATTAAGAATGACTTGAAAGAATTTAAGAAAAATTATGATAAAAACAATTTATAA
- a CDS encoding Rqc2 family fibronectin-binding protein, protein MALDGLVIHSLAYELSTKLVGGKIDKVHQPENDELILYIRNNKENFKLILSSSASNPRVYIANDYKKENPIKAPMFCMLLRKYIQGGIVTAISQVDFERIIKISIESFDELKEKTTKDIYIEIMGRHSNIILTQNNKIIDSIKRIPPSISRVRQLLPNITYELPPAQNKINPVKGASIKSFINNLREFDGPIYKCIYNKFLGISPSVAKEICYRANLNPNEKAEDKTRDELSVLYKVFSDLFTKIKNDNYDPCIAIDESIDKVIDFSCIDLTFLTGNKFIKNDSISQIIEDYYKTKDFKDRVHQKTSDLRKSISIKLDRLYHKQKKIEKELRDADNADEFKVKGELLTSYIYMIEKGMESVEVANFYDENYSNITIPLNRNLTPSENAQKYFKKYSKLKTAKIELTSQITICNEEIEYLENIMLGIENCENLDELADIKDELIKLGYAKAPYRYKAKKDINLTTKPNQFTSSDGFTILVGKNNKQNDYLTLRIADPEDIWMHTKNIPGSHVIVKCAGKKISDETLYEAAMLAAFYSKGRMSSQVPVDYTMKKHVKKPSGSKPGMVIYETNSTIYVTPTEEIVVKLKK, encoded by the coding sequence ATGGCATTAGATGGTTTAGTTATTCATAGCTTGGCTTATGAGCTTAGTACAAAGCTTGTAGGCGGTAAAATTGATAAAGTTCATCAACCAGAAAATGATGAATTAATCTTATATATAAGAAACAATAAAGAAAACTTTAAATTAATATTAAGTTCTAGTGCATCAAACCCTAGAGTTTATATAGCCAATGATTATAAAAAAGAAAATCCAATAAAGGCACCAATGTTTTGTATGTTACTTAGAAAATACATACAAGGCGGTATAGTTACAGCAATCTCTCAAGTTGATTTTGAAAGAATAATAAAAATCAGCATTGAATCTTTCGATGAATTAAAGGAAAAAACAACAAAAGATATTTATATTGAAATAATGGGAAGACATAGTAATATAATTTTAACTCAAAACAACAAAATAATAGATTCTATAAAAAGAATTCCCCCTAGTATAAGTAGAGTTCGCCAGTTACTTCCTAATATAACTTATGAACTTCCACCAGCACAAAATAAAATTAACCCTGTAAAGGGAGCATCTATAAAAAGCTTTATCAATAATTTAAGAGAATTCGATGGACCTATATACAAATGTATCTACAATAAATTTTTAGGAATAAGTCCATCTGTAGCTAAAGAAATTTGTTACAGAGCTAATTTAAATCCTAATGAAAAAGCAGAGGATAAAACTCGTGATGAATTATCTGTTTTATATAAAGTTTTTTCTGATTTATTTACTAAAATAAAAAACGACAACTATGACCCTTGCATTGCTATAGATGAAAGTATAGATAAAGTAATTGATTTTAGTTGTATAGATCTTACCTTCTTAACAGGAAACAAATTCATAAAAAATGATTCTATATCCCAAATTATTGAGGATTACTACAAAACTAAAGATTTTAAGGATAGAGTTCATCAAAAGACTTCTGATTTGAGGAAAAGTATTTCTATTAAATTAGATAGACTTTATCATAAACAAAAGAAAATAGAAAAAGAATTAAGAGATGCAGATAATGCTGATGAATTTAAAGTAAAAGGAGAGTTACTTACTTCATATATATACATGATAGAAAAAGGTATGGAAAGTGTAGAAGTAGCAAACTTCTATGATGAAAACTATTCAAATATAACAATACCTTTAAATAGAAATTTAACTCCTTCTGAAAATGCTCAAAAATATTTTAAAAAATATAGCAAATTAAAAACGGCAAAAATAGAATTAACTTCTCAAATCACTATTTGTAATGAGGAAATTGAGTATTTAGAAAACATAATGCTTGGAATTGAAAACTGCGAAAATCTAGATGAATTAGCAGATATTAAAGATGAATTAATTAAATTAGGATATGCTAAAGCTCCTTATAGATATAAGGCAAAAAAAGATATAAATCTTACAACAAAGCCTAATCAGTTTACATCTTCTGATGGATTTACAATTTTAGTTGGAAAAAATAATAAACAAAATGATTATTTAACATTAAGAATTGCTGATCCAGAAGATATTTGGATGCATACTAAAAATATACCTGGATCTCATGTTATTGTTAAATGTGCAGGAAAAAAAATCTCTGATGAAACATTATATGAAGCTGCCATGCTTGCTGCTTTCTATAGTAAAGGCAGAATGTCTTCTCAAGTTCCTGTGGATTACACTATGAAAAAACATGTAAAAAAGCCTAGTGGATCAAAACCTGGCATGGTTATTTATGAAACTAATAGCACGATTTATGTTACTCCAACAGAAGAAATAGTGGTAAAATTAAAAAAATAA
- a CDS encoding GH25 family lysozyme, with amino-acid sequence MKKITRSFLAISLTIAMIFQNILFISNGKEINTVETSKDICISSNSLESQSSTAQPDPKTIPHRNMGETYSLQNQVPNLETKTLNKNNSIGLGTVTKTTLNVRSGPSSSYSIVGTLDNSTNVDILGRDNNWYKISTDNITGYVSASYIKLSPLEKGIDVSKWNGTIDWKKVKADGIDYVIIRGGFGNETVDPQFHSYMKGACDAGLKIGVYWFSYATSVNKAREEATKCLETIAPYRNKITYPVFYDYEYASVDYAKKRGIKITKSLSSKMADTFLTTIKKAGYLNGIYTNKDFGDKYFYEDMLFANNLWIAQYSSACTYNKPYIMWQYTEKGKINGIGSSSKPAYFDMNYTYLKPTNNQIPSNKIDLSSSTINEISSKTYTGSAIKPSITVTSNNKSLKVNEDYTLTYSDNKDIGTAKILIKGMGNYTGEKNLTFKIIPKKISNLSLSTKTTNSLALSWFKFDNITGYKVYKYDSKSNAYKLLKTIDNYSTTSYTDTKLSDATVYKYKIRGYKVVGNETYYGPYSDEFTESTKVNTATNLNLKTRNANSLTLFWNKLSKVDGYRIYRLDTKTDTYKLVNTIYGNSIISYTDTNRASATNYYYKVKAFKSINGVKHYGNYSPRLKATTRPSQPNLSLRSTTSKSIKSSWTKISKGTTAYEVRMSTSKNGTFKTIGTTKNTSFTKNNLKKGKAYYFKIRAYKVVDGKKIYSLYSSVKSTKCK; translated from the coding sequence ATGAAAAAAATAACAAGATCATTTCTTGCTATATCACTTACAATCGCCATGATTTTTCAAAATATATTGTTCATAAGTAATGGTAAGGAAATAAATACAGTGGAAACAAGTAAGGATATTTGTATTAGTAGTAATTCTTTAGAAAGCCAATCTTCTACTGCACAACCTGATCCAAAAACTATCCCACATCGCAACATGGGAGAAACATATTCACTTCAAAATCAAGTACCAAATTTAGAAACTAAAACTTTGAATAAGAATAATTCTATAGGATTGGGAACAGTGACTAAAACCACACTAAATGTAAGAAGTGGCCCATCATCATCTTATAGCATTGTAGGTACATTAGATAATAGTACTAACGTAGACATACTTGGTAGGGATAATAATTGGTATAAAATATCAACTGACAATATAACGGGATATGTATCAGCATCTTACATTAAGTTAAGTCCTCTAGAGAAAGGAATTGATGTAAGTAAATGGAATGGAACTATAGACTGGAAGAAAGTAAAAGCCGATGGAATAGATTATGTAATAATACGAGGGGGATTTGGAAATGAAACTGTAGATCCACAATTTCATTCTTATATGAAAGGTGCCTGTGATGCTGGATTAAAAATTGGTGTTTATTGGTTTAGTTATGCTACTTCTGTAAATAAAGCTAGGGAAGAAGCTACAAAGTGTTTAGAAACCATTGCTCCTTATCGAAATAAAATAACTTACCCTGTATTTTATGATTATGAATATGCTAGCGTAGATTATGCTAAAAAACGCGGAATAAAAATTACAAAGAGTTTATCATCTAAAATGGCAGATACTTTTTTAACTACAATAAAAAAAGCAGGATATTTAAATGGTATATATACTAATAAAGACTTTGGAGACAAATATTTTTATGAAGATATGTTATTTGCCAATAATTTATGGATTGCGCAATACTCATCTGCTTGTACATATAATAAACCATATATAATGTGGCAATATACAGAAAAAGGTAAAATTAATGGTATTGGTTCATCCAGTAAGCCAGCTTACTTTGACATGAACTATACTTATTTAAAACCAACGAATAACCAAATACCAAGTAATAAAATTGACTTGTCTTCATCTACAATAAATGAAATAAGCTCAAAAACATATACTGGAAGTGCTATAAAACCTAGTATCACGGTTACTTCCAACAATAAATCACTAAAAGTAAATGAAGATTATACTCTTACTTATTCTGATAATAAAGATATTGGAACTGCAAAAATTTTAATAAAAGGAATGGGCAATTACACAGGAGAAAAAAACTTAACATTTAAAATAATACCAAAAAAAATTTCTAACCTTTCTTTATCAACAAAAACTACGAATTCTCTTGCTTTGTCATGGTTTAAATTCGATAATATAACTGGATATAAGGTCTATAAATACGATTCAAAATCTAACGCTTATAAACTTCTAAAAACAATAGACAATTATTCAACTACTTCTTATACTGATACGAAACTATCTGATGCAACGGTTTATAAGTATAAAATAAGAGGGTACAAGGTAGTAGGAAATGAAACTTATTATGGGCCTTATTCAGATGAATTTACAGAATCTACTAAAGTAAATACCGCAACTAATCTTAATTTAAAAACTAGAAATGCTAATTCTTTAACATTATTTTGGAACAAATTAAGCAAAGTAGATGGATACAGAATTTATAGACTTGATACAAAAACAGACACTTACAAACTAGTAAATACAATTTACGGTAATTCTATAATATCTTATACAGATACTAATAGAGCATCAGCAACAAACTATTATTATAAAGTCAAAGCTTTTAAATCTATCAATGGTGTAAAACATTATGGCAACTATTCGCCAAGATTAAAAGCTACAACAAGACCATCTCAACCAAACTTATCTTTACGTTCAACTACTTCAAAATCTATAAAGTCAAGTTGGACAAAAATAAGTAAAGGAACTACAGCCTATGAAGTGCGTATGTCAACTTCTAAAAATGGAACTTTTAAAACCATTGGTACCACTAAAAATACAAGCTTTACGAAAAATAATTTAAAAAAAGGAAAAGCATACTATTTTAAAATTAGGGCTTATAAAGTCGTTGATGGCAAAAAAATATATAGTTTATATAGTAGTGTAAAAAGCACAAAGTGTAAATAA
- a CDS encoding AAA family ATPase: MRISSVIINNYKSIGTQRNTLLLEDDVTALIGKNDSGKSNVLEILGAISFSHYILDDFYKFNNGFLDEELSLVVELKFTENEIELLKEYKDIKHDVTYFYFSKYREIEFKGGYSRLFNEDIELIKSINYLKSELILYLHENYYDSMDSEFLSEVAKYISIMENIDNTVWIKYKKTLNKLLYILNSYEGDYICVSEEDDFSDNIQMDDKSNMIYDEKRYTLIRHLEIVKSKIRKKYSLLPIFYHRKNEEELQSEYQLEEVKKQIKDRRGALYKFLLASEINTQEFLLAMENDDDNQLELFRNKIKEKVKYNIQKRFNEFYCEENVQIKISFKNDFIKILVKTNEITTNISERSNGLKWYLNLFIDILANNIKDTNVIYLLDEPGVYLHVNAQRELLRLFYDLCKNNNQVVYSTHSPYMIDSNNIINIRAIEKDEKGNTNIYNTAYDNKLNSVSKRETLSPLVQAIGADLRFNIGPQGGKLNIVTEGITDYMYYTAMLYYFNVPEEKMPYIIPAVGAGNVNVIVSILIGWGCDFKVILDYDKAGFVECDKLVENLNLKINKDIFFVNCNDTYDNKDKDIYKYAEFVETLISEEDKNKFSINYTDNKTMAAKEFYDKVKCKSINLSNKTVNNFRKLFEIMGVI, translated from the coding sequence ATGAGGATATCAAGTGTAATAATAAATAATTACAAATCAATAGGAACACAAAGAAATACATTATTGTTAGAAGATGATGTTACTGCATTAATAGGTAAAAACGATAGTGGTAAAAGTAATGTGCTTGAAATCCTAGGAGCAATTTCTTTTAGTCACTATATATTAGATGATTTTTATAAGTTTAACAATGGATTTTTAGATGAAGAGTTATCTTTAGTTGTAGAACTTAAATTTACTGAAAATGAAATAGAGCTATTAAAAGAATATAAGGATATTAAACATGATGTTACTTATTTTTATTTTTCAAAATATAGGGAAATTGAATTCAAGGGAGGGTATTCTAGGTTATTTAATGAGGATATAGAGCTAATTAAATCAATTAATTATTTGAAAAGTGAACTGATTTTGTATTTACATGAAAATTATTATGATAGCATGGACAGTGAATTTTTGAGTGAAGTAGCTAAATATATTAGTATAATGGAAAATATTGATAATACTGTTTGGATTAAGTATAAGAAGACACTTAATAAGTTACTCTATATTCTAAATTCTTATGAGGGAGACTACATTTGTGTTAGTGAAGAAGATGATTTTTCTGACAATATACAAATGGATGATAAGTCTAATATGATTTATGATGAAAAAAGATATACTCTTATAAGGCATTTAGAAATTGTTAAAAGTAAAATAAGAAAAAAATACTCACTTTTACCCATATTTTATCATAGAAAAAATGAAGAGGAATTGCAAAGTGAATATCAATTGGAAGAAGTAAAAAAACAAATAAAAGATAGAAGGGGAGCTTTATATAAATTTTTATTAGCAAGCGAAATAAATACACAGGAATTTTTACTTGCCATGGAAAATGATGACGATAATCAATTAGAACTATTTAGAAATAAAATAAAAGAAAAAGTTAAGTACAATATACAAAAAAGATTTAATGAATTTTATTGTGAAGAAAATGTTCAAATTAAAATATCTTTTAAAAATGATTTTATAAAAATACTTGTGAAAACAAATGAAATTACAACTAATATTAGCGAAAGAAGTAATGGGCTTAAATGGTATTTGAATTTATTTATAGATATATTAGCAAATAATATAAAAGATACAAATGTAATTTACTTACTAGACGAGCCGGGAGTATATCTTCATGTAAATGCTCAAAGAGAACTACTAAGGTTATTCTATGATTTATGTAAAAATAATAATCAAGTAGTTTATTCCACACACTCACCTTATATGATAGATTCCAATAATATTATAAATATAAGGGCAATAGAAAAAGATGAAAAAGGTAATACAAATATTTACAATACTGCTTATGATAATAAATTGAATAGTGTATCAAAAAGAGAAACATTAAGTCCATTAGTTCAAGCTATAGGTGCAGATTTAAGATTTAATATTGGGCCACAAGGAGGAAAATTAAATATTGTAACAGAAGGCATAACGGACTATATGTATTATACGGCAATGCTATATTATTTTAATGTGCCCGAGGAAAAAATGCCATATATTATCCCAGCTGTTGGCGCAGGGAATGTAAATGTAATTGTGTCAATATTAATTGGTTGGGGATGTGATTTTAAGGTAATATTAGATTATGATAAGGCTGGATTTGTAGAATGTGACAAATTAGTAGAAAACTTAAATTTAAAAATAAATAAAGATATATTTTTTGTGAATTGTAATGATACTTACGATAACAAGGATAAGGATATTTATAAATATGCAGAGTTTGTAGAAACTCTTATTAGTGAAGAAGATAAGAATAAATTTAGTATAAATTATACTGATAATAAAACCATGGCAGCTAAAGAATTTTATGATAAAGTAAAATGTAAATCAATAAATTTAAGTAATAAGACAGTGAATAATTTTAGAAAATTATTTGAAATAATGGGAGTTATATAA